One Cololabis saira isolate AMF1-May2022 chromosome 12, fColSai1.1, whole genome shotgun sequence DNA window includes the following coding sequences:
- the LOC133456851 gene encoding lamina-associated polypeptide 2, isoforms beta/gamma-like isoform X1, producing MPFVEDPAHLSKSRLKSDLVAHHVQLPPAGSSKRAYLELHLKHIDHKYAADFSSDDDDQEVQDVTDRKDAGLPGPHSLTDDDLRASLLKYGVKAGPIVASTRALYERKLRKLLQSGGHDRLNGAEKTALYSDSEEEGNGANEEEGENESGAEQEQQEIVESNQSQKRSREAELHFQRGDITYPQCFSLSTRLRACPSRNKEPSSKWNSRNVLKSSEQTWSQCSQIPAGISRVFSISQRQGLGSGVPSGSQSFGPSDCTSLSTQAFSITQMVEEMESQSSPSTCINDECELISTDAVERASRSNRLDTQIVEQYRPMDQSLYYTPKVSAHALEVKATADPSNDILKDIFPDTKTTPTGIYATCRRPIKGAAQRPIKYLYPDTPVSPVTLERRELERRLVPIKLQILVFFIVACILYLIYIHVEDSNIVLTLLATLTQWSDSVDWLGFLFHDEAQDRRAIGEE from the exons ATGCCATTCGTCGAAGACCCCGCTCATCTGTCCAAGAGTCGGCTGAAGTCGGACCTGGTGGCCCACCATGTGCAGCTGCCGCCCGCAGGCAGCAGCAAGCGCGCCTACCTGGAGCTGCACCTGAAACATATCGACCACAAATACGCTGCGGATTTTTCCAGCGATGACGACGATCAAGAAGTACAAGACGTGACA GATCGAAAAGATGCAGGGTTGCCTGGCCCACATAGTTTGACGGATGATGACCTCAGGGCCTCACTACTCAAATATGGGGTTAAAGCTGGGCCCATAGTAG CCTCCACCAGGGCCCTGTATGAAAGGAAGCTCAGGAAACTGCTTCAGTCAGGTGGACATGACAGGTTAAATGGAGCAGAGAAAACAGCACTGTACTCAGACAGTGAAGAAGAGGGTAACGGTGCAAAtgaggaggaaggagagaacGAATCGG GTGCAGAACAAGAACAGCAAGAAATAGTTGAGTCCAACCAGTCCCAGAAACGGAGCAGAGAG GCAGAGCTTCATTTTCAGAGGGGTGATATTACTTACCCGCAGTGCTTTTCACTGTCAACAAGGCTG CGTGCTTGTCCTTCAAGAAACAAGGAACCGAGTTCCAAGTGGAATTCAAGGAATGTGTTAAAATCATCGGAGCAGACTTGGTCTCAGTGCTCCCAGATTCCTGCAGGGATTAGTCGAGTTTTCTCCATAAGTCAACGACAAGGATTAGGATCAGGG GTGCCATCTGGATCACAGTCATTTGGGCCAAGTGACTGCACGTCACTTTCCACTCAGGCCTTCAGCATCACTCAAATGGTTGAGGAG ATGGAGAGTCAGAGCTCACCCTCCACTTGCATAAATGACGAGTGTGAGCTGATCAGCACCGACGCAGTGGAACGTGCTTCACGGTCTAACAGG ttggaTACACAAATTGTTGAACAGTACAGACCCATGGACCAGTCACTGTACTACACTCCCAAAGTTTCCGCTCATGCACTGGAAGTGAAGGCAACTGCT GACCCATCAAATGATATTTTAAAGGATATCTTCCCAGATACCAAAACTACACCAACAGGGATCTA TGCCACTTGTCGGAGACCCATCAAGGGTGCAGCACAGAGACCCATTAAGTATTTGTACCCGGACACTCCTGTCAGTCCTGTGACCTTGGAGAGACGAGAGTTGGAGCGTCGTCTTGTTCCCATCAAGTTACAGATTTTGGTCTTCTTTATTGTGGCATGCATCCTTTACCTAATTTACATTCATGTTGAGGACAGCAACATTGTTCTGACCTTGCTGGCCACTCTAACTCAGTGGTCAGACAGCGTGGATTGGTTGGGGTTTTTGTTTCATGATGAGGCGCAGGACCGGCGAGCAATTGGAGAGGAATAA
- the LOC133456851 gene encoding lamina-associated polypeptide 2, isoforms beta/gamma-like isoform X2, with translation MPFVEDPAHLSKSRLKSDLVAHHVQLPPAGSSKRAYLELHLKHIDHKYAADFSSDDDDQEVQDVTDRKDAGLPGPHSLTDDDLRASLLKYGVKAGPIVASTRALYERKLRKLLQSGGHDRLNGAEKTALYSDSEEEGNGANEEEGENESGAEQEQQEIVESNQSQKRSRERACPSRNKEPSSKWNSRNVLKSSEQTWSQCSQIPAGISRVFSISQRQGLGSGVPSGSQSFGPSDCTSLSTQAFSITQMVEEMESQSSPSTCINDECELISTDAVERASRSNRLDTQIVEQYRPMDQSLYYTPKVSAHALEVKATADPSNDILKDIFPDTKTTPTGIYATCRRPIKGAAQRPIKYLYPDTPVSPVTLERRELERRLVPIKLQILVFFIVACILYLIYIHVEDSNIVLTLLATLTQWSDSVDWLGFLFHDEAQDRRAIGEE, from the exons ATGCCATTCGTCGAAGACCCCGCTCATCTGTCCAAGAGTCGGCTGAAGTCGGACCTGGTGGCCCACCATGTGCAGCTGCCGCCCGCAGGCAGCAGCAAGCGCGCCTACCTGGAGCTGCACCTGAAACATATCGACCACAAATACGCTGCGGATTTTTCCAGCGATGACGACGATCAAGAAGTACAAGACGTGACA GATCGAAAAGATGCAGGGTTGCCTGGCCCACATAGTTTGACGGATGATGACCTCAGGGCCTCACTACTCAAATATGGGGTTAAAGCTGGGCCCATAGTAG CCTCCACCAGGGCCCTGTATGAAAGGAAGCTCAGGAAACTGCTTCAGTCAGGTGGACATGACAGGTTAAATGGAGCAGAGAAAACAGCACTGTACTCAGACAGTGAAGAAGAGGGTAACGGTGCAAAtgaggaggaaggagagaacGAATCGG GTGCAGAACAAGAACAGCAAGAAATAGTTGAGTCCAACCAGTCCCAGAAACGGAGCAGAGAG CGTGCTTGTCCTTCAAGAAACAAGGAACCGAGTTCCAAGTGGAATTCAAGGAATGTGTTAAAATCATCGGAGCAGACTTGGTCTCAGTGCTCCCAGATTCCTGCAGGGATTAGTCGAGTTTTCTCCATAAGTCAACGACAAGGATTAGGATCAGGG GTGCCATCTGGATCACAGTCATTTGGGCCAAGTGACTGCACGTCACTTTCCACTCAGGCCTTCAGCATCACTCAAATGGTTGAGGAG ATGGAGAGTCAGAGCTCACCCTCCACTTGCATAAATGACGAGTGTGAGCTGATCAGCACCGACGCAGTGGAACGTGCTTCACGGTCTAACAGG ttggaTACACAAATTGTTGAACAGTACAGACCCATGGACCAGTCACTGTACTACACTCCCAAAGTTTCCGCTCATGCACTGGAAGTGAAGGCAACTGCT GACCCATCAAATGATATTTTAAAGGATATCTTCCCAGATACCAAAACTACACCAACAGGGATCTA TGCCACTTGTCGGAGACCCATCAAGGGTGCAGCACAGAGACCCATTAAGTATTTGTACCCGGACACTCCTGTCAGTCCTGTGACCTTGGAGAGACGAGAGTTGGAGCGTCGTCTTGTTCCCATCAAGTTACAGATTTTGGTCTTCTTTATTGTGGCATGCATCCTTTACCTAATTTACATTCATGTTGAGGACAGCAACATTGTTCTGACCTTGCTGGCCACTCTAACTCAGTGGTCAGACAGCGTGGATTGGTTGGGGTTTTTGTTTCATGATGAGGCGCAGGACCGGCGAGCAATTGGAGAGGAATAA